A window of Saccharomyces paradoxus chromosome XIII, complete sequence contains these coding sequences:
- the TAF11 gene encoding TATA-binding protein-associated factor TAF11 (TFIID subunit (40 kDa)~similar to YML015C) gives MAEPQGPLDTIPKVNYPPILTIANYFSTKQMIDQVISEDQDYVTWKLQNLRTGGTPVNNQLIKYLKYKYQKSKMNQQDPDSINKVPENLIFPQDIIQQQTQNNNYENANGNEDVNEKLKQDEQFKLLVTNLDKDQTNRFEVFHRTSLNKTQVKKLASTVANQTISENIRVFLQAVGKIYAGEIIELAMIVKNKWLTSQMCIEFDKRTKIGYKLKKYLKKLTFSIIDNQQYKQDYQSDSVPEDEPDFFFDDEEVDKRETTLGNSLLQSKSLQQSDHNSQDLKLQLIEQYNKLVLQFNKLDVSIEKYNNSPLLPEHIREAWRLYRLQSDTLPNAYWRTQGEGQGSLFR, from the coding sequence ATGGCCGAACCTCAAGGTCCTTTGGATACCATCCCCAAAGTCAACTACCCGCCAATACTGACAATAGCAAACTATTTTTCTACAAAGCAGATGATTGACCAAGTCATCAGTGAGGATCAAGACTACGTTACGTGGAAACTACAAAACCTACGAACGGGTGGTACACCAGTCAACAATCAATTAATTAAATATCTGAAATACAAATACCAGAAATCCAAGATGAACCAGCAAGACCCGGACTCTATCAATAAAGTCCCTGAAAACCTAATCTTTCCACAAGACATCATACAACAGCAAACACAAAACAACAATTACGAAAACGCCAATGGCAATGAAGATgtaaatgaaaaacttaAACAGGACGAGCAGTTCAAACTCTTGGTAACCAACTTAGATAAGGATCAAACTAATCGGTTTGAGGTTTTCCACAGGACATCTCTAAACAAAACCCAGGTCAAAAAGCTGGCTAGCACAGTAGCTAATCAAACCATAAGTGAAAATATTCGTGTTTTTTTGCAGGCAGTGGGCAAAATATATGCCGGTGAGATAATCGAACTGGCCATGATTGTGAAGAATAAGTGGTTGACAAGTCAAATGTGCATAGAGTTTGACAAGAGGACCAAAATAGGCTataaattaaaaaagtatctaaaaaaattgactTTCTCCATCATAGACAACCAGCAATACAAGCAAGATTATCAATCCGATAGCGTGCCCGAAGACGAGcctgattttttcttcgacGATGAGGAAGTAGACAAGCGTGAAACTACACTGGGAAACTCATTATTACAGTCAAAATCTTTACAACAATCTGACCACAATTCACAAGACTTGAAGTTACAACTCATTGAGCAGTACAATAAGcttgttcttcaattcAACAAACTAGATGTAAGCATCGAAAAATACAACAATAGTCCCTTACTGCCCGAACACATCCGTGAAGCATGGAGACTCTACCGTCTGCAGTCGGACACTTTGCCGAACGCTTACTGGAGAACTCAAGGCGAAGGGCAAGGATCCCTGTTCAGATAG
- the TRM9 gene encoding tRNA (carboxymethyluridine(34)-5-O)-methyltransferase (tRNA methyltransferase~similar to YML014W), which produces MGMNEAAEKEQEYVHKVYNEIAPHFSQTRYKPWPIVTRFLKTRPTGAIGIDVGCGNGKYLGVNPDVYIIGSDRSDGLIECARGINPSYNLLVADGLNLPHKDNTFDFAISIAVVHHWSTRERRVEVIRHVLSKLRQGGQALIYCWALEQGSSRRGYHEGMEQDVFVPWVLPKDKAKPKSESTPVIKAKTKPRPNLMNIPPKERSEYLQRWKEEQQRNKSLDNSDHEQQKDQEQEKEEVKYRYYHLYREGELAEDCRQAGAAVHSEGFERDNWWVVAQKR; this is translated from the coding sequence ATGGGGATGAACGAAGCAGCTGAAAAAGAGCAGGAGTATGTCCACAAAGTTTATAACGAGATAGCGCCGCATTTCTCGCAAACTAGATATAAGCCATGGCCCATAGTGACGCGGTTCTTGAAGACTCGTCCAACGGGTGCCATCGGTATCGACGTTGGGTGTGGCAATGGTAAGTACCTCGGAGTGAATCCTGATGTGTATATTATTGGGTCAGACCGCTCAGATGGTCTCATTGAGTGCGCCAGAGGTATAAATCCATCCTACAACCTACTGGTGGCAGATGGGCTGAACCTACCACACAAGGACAACACATTCGACTTTGCTATCTCAATTGCTGTAGTGCATCACTGGTCCACGAGGGAGAGACGTGTTGAGGTGATCAGACACGTTCTATCGAAGCTACGCCAAGGCGGGCAAGCATTAATCTACTGTTGGGCTCTAGAACAGGGCAGCTCCCGTAGGGGATACCATGAGGGCATGGAGCAAGATGTATTTGTCCCCTGGGTTCTTCCCAAGGATAAAGCCAAACCAAAATCTGAATCAACGCCGGTTATCAAGGCCAAGACAAAGCCAAGGCCAAACTTGATGAATATTCCCCCAAAGGAGCGTTCCGAGTACTTGCAACGCTGGAAGGAGGAGCAGCAGCGCAATAAATCTCTCGACAATAGCGACCATGAGCAACAGAAAGATCAAGAGcaggaaaaggaagaggTCAAATACCGATACTATCATTTATACCGGGAGGGCGAATTGGCTGAGGATTGCCGCCAAGCTGGTGCTGCCGTTCATAGTGAGGGCTTCGAGCGCGACAATTGGTGGGTGGTGGCCCAGAAGAGATGA
- the UBX2 gene encoding Ubx2p (Bridging factor involved in ER-associated protein degradation (ERAD)~similar to YML013W) — protein MPVVNHEDSEFHLSHTEEDKLNEFQVITNFPPEDLPDVVRLLRNHGWQLEPALSRYFDGEWRGGPEETVGESTPTTPMADTLAPPALGPRPLPFTTSLPVVRPLPANFRHDFRTVGLNGRSNTVWSMFDSFSYDGNPLLFVLLLIPRIINRLSATIFTFFCTLLSLHSIGGGGNSAKPKISKIPKAPTRETHIPLAEILGDMKDKDALCQLKSFKPDISFNEALRIAKEEFKFMLLILVGDTYDTDTEAIDVNSKLLLEKILLNKKTLQYLRKIDDDLIIYLKCVHELEPWLIAQQLGVRNTPEIFLVANVANTTSRSETLPSQRLSILGKLKINSLNRFLQSLTNVVEKYTPELVVNKTEMHELRMSREIKKLQEDAYKKSLEMDRIKAIEKEKSLKRAQDLKLNSTAQQLNWLKACIDELQPLAVAGKQATLQFRTSSGKRFVKKFPSMATLYQIYQSIGCHIYLEVYSSDPAEWSNALQEKIRQLSADDNVLCFKEGQFETGTATTVEELGDIINNELISFDLEQGKLEFNFELVSPFPKYTVHPDERMSVDQVPQLWPNGSLLVEALVEEDEENEEQ, from the coding sequence ATGCCAGTAGTCAATCATGAGGATAGCGAATTCCATCTCTCGCACACAGAGGAGGACAAGTTAAACGAGTTCCAGGTCATCACGAATTTCCCCCCAGAGGACTTGCCGGATGTGGTGAGACTGTTGAGGAACCATGGTTGGCAGTTAGAACCAGCATTGAGCCGATACTTCGATGGAGAGTGGAGAGGCGGACCTGAGGAGACGGTGGGAGAGTCCACTCCAACGACACCCATGGCAGACACCTTGGCTCCACCCGCGTTGGGCCCTAGGCCCTTGCCATTCACGACCTCGCTGCCCGTAGTCAGACCATTGCCAGCAAACTTCCGCCACGATTTCAGAACCGTTGGGCTGAACGGACGCTCCAACACTGTGTGGTCCATGTTTGACTCTTTCAGTTATGATGGCAACCcccttctttttgttttactGTTGATCCCTAGGATAATCAATAGGTTGTCTGCCACAATATTCACGTTCTTTTGCACCCTATTGTCCCTGCATTCCATAGGTGGTGGCGGTAATTCAGCAAAGCCGAAGATCTCCAAGATTCCAAAGGCGCCAACCAGAGAAACACATATTCCGTTGGCTGAAATACTAGGCGACATGAAGGACAAGGATGCATTGTGCCAGCTAAAAAGCTTCAAGCCAGATATTTCCTTCAATGAGGCCTTGCGTATCGCAAAGGAGGAGTTTAAGTTTATGTTGCTCATCCTAGTTGGTGACACCTACGACACCGATACAGAAGCCATCGATGTTAATTCTAAGCTGCTTTTGGAGAAGATTTTGTTAAACAAAAAGACTTTACAGTACTTGCGCAAGATTGATGACGACCTGATCATTTACTTGAAGTGCGTTCACGAGTTAGAACCTTGGTTAATTGCTCAGCAACTAGGTGTCAGAAACACGCCGGAAATCTTTCTCGTTGCCAACGTGGCTAACACGACTTCCCGTTCAGAGACTCTGCCCTCACAAAGACTCTCTATTCTCGGCAAGTTGAAGATTAATTCATTGAACAGATTCTTGCAGTCGTTAACAAACGTGGTAGAAAAGTACACTCCGGAATTAGTTGTTAACAAAACCGAAATGCACGAGCTACGCATGTCaagagaaattaaaaaactGCAGGAAGATGCATACAAGAAGTCTCTAGAAATGGACAGAATCAAAGCTAtagagaaggaaaaaagctTGAAACGCGCCCAGGACTTGAAATTAAACTCGACTGCTCAACAATTAAACTGGCTAAAGGCTTGCATCGATGAACTCCAGCCGTTGGCGGTAGCGGGGAAGCAAGCTACTCTGCAATTCAGGACCTCCAGTGGCAAAAGATTCGTCAAGAAGTTCCCCTCCATGGCTACACTTTATCAAATCTACCAATCCATCGGGTGTCACATATACCTCGAGGTATACTCTAGTGACCCTGCGGAATGGTCTAACGCCCTTCAAGAGAAAATTAGGCAGTTGTCTGCAGACGATAACGTGCTCTGCTTCAAAGAAGGACAATTCGAGACGGGTACTGCTACTACTGTCGAAGAGCTCGGCGACATCATCAACAACGAGcttatttcttttgaccTCGAACAAGGTAAGCTCGAATTCAATTTTGAATTGGTATCTCCTTTCCCTAAGTATACTGTGCATCCTGACGAACGGATGTCGGTGGACCAAGTGCCCCAGCTATGGCCAAATGGCAGCCTCTTAGTGGAAGCTCtcgttgaagaagatgaagaaaatgaagaacaatga
- the ERV25 gene encoding Erv25p (Member of the p24 family involved in ER to Golgi transport~similar to YML012W) encodes MQVLQLWLTTLISLVVAVQGLHFDIAASTNPELVCIRDFVTEGQLVVVDVHSDGSVGDGQKLNLFVRDSIGNEYRRKRDFAGDVRVAFTAPSSTAFDVCFENEAQYRGRSLSRAIELDIESGAEARDWNKISANEKLKPIEVELRRVEEITDEIVDELTYLKNREERLRDTNESTNRRVRNFSILVIIVLSSLGVWQVNYLKNYFKTKHII; translated from the coding sequence atGCAGGTGTTACAGTTATGGTTAACAACTTTGATCTCTTTGGTGGTGGCAGTGCAGGGATTACATTTCGACATTGCGGCATCTACAAACCCAGAACTGGTTTGTATTCGTGATTTTGTCACTGAAGGTCAGTTGGTGGTCGTGGATGTCCACTCGGATGGTTCTGTTGGAGATGGACAAAAGCTAAACCTCTTCGTGCGTGATTCTATTGGAAACGAGTATCGTAGAAAGAGGGATTTTGCAGGTGACGTTCGTGTTGCGTTTACTGCTCCATCTTCTACAGCATTCGACGtttgttttgaaaatgaggCTCAGTATCGTGGCCGTTCTTTGAGCAGGGCCATTGAATTGGACATTGAGAGCGGTGCTGAAGCTCGTGACTGGAACAAGATCAGCGCCAACGAAAAGTTGAAACCTATAGAAGTCGAGTTGCGTAGAGTGGAGGAAATCACGGACGAAATTGTCGACGAATTGACTTACTTGAAAAACAGAGAGGAGAGACTAAGAGACACTAATGAATCTACCAATAGAAGGGTAAGaaatttctcaattttGGTTATTATTGTCTTGTCCTCGCTGGGTGTTTGGCAAGtcaattatttgaaaaactacTTCAAAACGAAACATATCATTTAG
- the RAD33 gene encoding Rad33p (Protein involved in nucleotide excision repair~similar to YML011C), giving the protein MSKSNSVSYERVQLFENPKVPIEVEDEILGKYAESSLDHDMTVNELPRFFQDLQLEPTICKLVRNEDVIIEGTEVIDFTKLVRCTCQLLILMNNLTIIDDLWSMLVKNCGRDVDFPQVALRDHVLSVKDLQKISNLIGADQSAGIIEMISCATDGKRLFMTYLDFGCVLGKLGYLKM; this is encoded by the coding sequence ATGAGCAAATCCAATAGTGTCAGTTATGAAAGAGTACAGCTATTCGAGAACCCGAAAGTACCCATCGAAGTTGAGGATGAAATTCTGGGAAAATATGCGGAGTCTAGTCTGGATCATGATATGACCGTTAATGAACTACCTAGATTCTTCCAGGATTTACAACTAGAACCCACAATTTGCAAACTGGTGAGGAATGAAGATGTTATTATTGAGGGTACTGAAGTGATAGATTTCACGAAACTGGTACGATGTACATGCCAGTTACTGATACTGATGAATAATTTAACGATAATAGATGATTTGTGGTCGATGCTTGTTAAAAACTGTGGCAGAGACGTGGACTTCCCGCAAGTGGCGTTAAGAGATCATGTGTTAAGTGTAAAagatcttcaaaaaatctccAACCTCATCGGGGCCGATCAGAGTGCCGGGATCATTGAAATGATTAGTTGTGCTACTGATGGCAAGAGACTTTTCATGACGTATTTGGATTTTGGTTGTGTATTGGGAAAGCTAGGATATTTAAAGATGTAA